In Ochrobactrum vermis, the following proteins share a genomic window:
- a CDS encoding sensor histidine kinase yields the protein MNAILLKTAEIARTSVQAISRFYERFCRRWVANPDAASIRIIGSVVTVPVLLCAALLASGVTPGLTEFAILSVSFAGVAMILCALSLMGVAAPVLAGLNFAAYGAGLAAIGAFSHGNAVLWLMAAGLPLEAWFATRKPVAAAAGAAVAAVILGYFATASGGAISGGSYVSVAVLVLYAASLVARGFASAAKPAQIRVSAPQVAVAAGDVQFGLDSDGVVSSVDTNSAKLLGVQPKMLEGTALIDRIHVADRVQYLSLLADLRTGTASRKIDVRLRSIEDGDTHFRIYRLEGAASAHAITLIGRSLEGEQKLLDEIATLKAELESERIGKGRLLAAVSHELRTPLNSIIGFSDMLSHEMGGKLANEKQREYAGLIHQSGHYLLELVNAVLDNSRLETGNYSIDPQNFAFREAAELCTAVMLPQAEKKGVAFCHRVGTGIGELVADRRAVQQILLNLAGNAVKFTQGGGCVTIDATRVMANGRPMLEISVSDTGIGIEPEDMQRIGTPFVRADNNYTRAQEGSGLGLSVVKGLVELHQGSMQLKSCPGEGTIVTIRLPVAGPQFVTGEDEYQELGTVIDIHRHQGERRNDWQNDEIREQKNAQTRKTA from the coding sequence TTGAACGCCATTCTTTTGAAAACAGCCGAAATCGCCCGCACCAGCGTGCAGGCGATCAGCCGTTTTTACGAACGTTTCTGCCGCCGCTGGGTAGCCAATCCTGATGCGGCCTCCATACGTATCATCGGTTCGGTCGTCACCGTGCCGGTCCTGCTTTGCGCCGCCTTGCTCGCTTCCGGCGTAACGCCGGGCTTGACGGAATTTGCGATTCTCAGCGTCAGCTTTGCAGGCGTTGCCATGATCCTTTGCGCATTGTCGCTGATGGGCGTCGCTGCGCCTGTTCTGGCTGGCCTGAACTTCGCTGCCTACGGCGCGGGTCTTGCTGCCATTGGCGCCTTTTCGCACGGCAATGCGGTTCTGTGGCTGATGGCAGCCGGTCTGCCGCTTGAGGCCTGGTTTGCAACCCGCAAGCCGGTTGCCGCAGCAGCAGGTGCTGCAGTTGCAGCCGTGATTCTCGGTTACTTTGCGACGGCAAGCGGTGGTGCCATTTCCGGCGGCAGCTATGTGTCCGTCGCCGTTCTCGTACTTTACGCGGCAAGCCTCGTTGCGCGTGGTTTTGCCAGCGCCGCCAAGCCCGCGCAGATCAGGGTCAGTGCGCCGCAAGTGGCAGTTGCTGCCGGCGACGTGCAGTTCGGTCTTGATTCGGATGGCGTGGTGTCTTCGGTCGATACGAACTCTGCAAAGCTACTGGGCGTACAGCCGAAAATGCTGGAAGGCACAGCTCTTATCGACCGCATTCATGTAGCTGACCGTGTGCAGTATCTTTCGCTTCTGGCCGATCTTCGTACGGGCACTGCTTCGCGCAAGATCGACGTGCGCCTGCGTTCCATCGAAGATGGCGATACGCACTTCCGCATCTATCGTCTTGAGGGGGCTGCAAGCGCTCACGCCATCACGCTGATCGGCCGCTCACTCGAAGGCGAGCAGAAACTTCTGGACGAGATTGCAACGCTGAAAGCGGAGCTGGAATCGGAACGCATCGGCAAGGGCCGTCTGCTCGCAGCAGTCAGCCATGAGCTGCGCACGCCGCTCAATTCGATCATCGGCTTCTCCGACATGCTGTCGCACGAAATGGGCGGCAAGCTGGCCAATGAGAAGCAGCGCGAATATGCGGGACTCATTCATCAATCCGGCCACTATCTGCTGGAACTTGTGAATGCGGTTCTCGATAATTCGCGCCTGGAAACCGGCAATTACAGCATTGATCCGCAGAACTTCGCTTTCCGCGAGGCGGCTGAATTGTGCACTGCTGTCATGCTGCCGCAGGCTGAGAAAAAAGGCGTGGCCTTCTGCCATCGCGTCGGCACCGGCATTGGCGAACTGGTCGCCGACCGCCGCGCCGTCCAGCAGATCCTGCTCAACCTGGCCGGAAATGCGGTGAAATTCACACAAGGCGGCGGCTGCGTCACCATCGATGCGACCCGCGTGATGGCGAACGGTCGCCCGATGCTGGAAATCAGCGTGTCGGACACGGGCATCGGCATCGAGCCGGAAGATATGCAGCGCATCGGCACGCCGTTCGTGCGCGCCGACAACAACTATACGCGCGCGCAAGAGGGAAGCGGCCTTGGACTTTCAGTGGTCAAGGGGCTGGTGGAACTGCATCAGGGGAGCATGCAACTCAAGAGTTGTCCTGGCGAAGGCACGATCGTCACGATCCGCCTTCCGGTGGCAGGTCCGCAATTTGTCACGGGAGAAGACGAGTATCAGGAACTTGGCACGGTGATCGATATTCACCGTCACCAGGGGGAAAGGCGTAATGACTGGCAGAACGACGAAATCCGGGAGCAGAAAAATGCGCAAACCCGCAAAACGGCGTAG
- a CDS encoding peptidoglycan-binding domain-containing protein → MRKPAKRRSLGSRLLRSFFTSASVLALAAGDFIVRNPVLTGGATAFLVVMSFVSANALWYQPEAHNAVFFRTRPDFVFKPTPRAVLPGTAAATDSVPKPSETASAEPANNEATQTLEAASLSADRLNMSASVDDMLPALAPNADLEIARLQQRLSTLGIYKGPVDGFTGPQTREAVERWRALQQKLGVQEANIPAQLQAEAQTSTPAQDDVAKVIEVAVPTPRPQPAVLKTETGSKPKPDLASYEKPASKKQIAATPAVHSTKVTSQDIIRVQAGLKAFGNDTVPVNGQSGKTTQEAVREFQKLFSIPVTGEIDATLIAKMREIGLIS, encoded by the coding sequence ATGCGCAAACCCGCAAAACGGCGTAGTCTCGGATCGCGGCTCCTCCGCTCCTTCTTTACATCGGCTTCGGTGCTGGCGCTTGCTGCCGGAGATTTCATCGTGCGCAACCCCGTCCTGACCGGCGGGGCAACAGCGTTTCTGGTGGTGATGAGTTTCGTTTCGGCCAATGCGCTCTGGTATCAGCCGGAGGCGCACAATGCCGTGTTCTTCCGTACCCGGCCGGATTTCGTATTCAAGCCGACGCCGCGCGCAGTCCTGCCGGGGACTGCGGCAGCAACCGACAGCGTGCCGAAACCGTCCGAGACTGCTTCTGCCGAACCCGCAAACAATGAGGCGACCCAGACGCTGGAGGCGGCGAGCCTGTCCGCGGACCGGCTGAACATGAGTGCGTCGGTCGATGACATGCTGCCAGCGCTTGCGCCCAATGCCGATCTGGAAATAGCGCGCCTGCAGCAGCGGCTTTCGACGCTCGGAATTTACAAGGGGCCTGTGGATGGTTTCACCGGGCCGCAGACCCGCGAAGCGGTGGAACGCTGGCGCGCCTTGCAGCAAAAGCTCGGCGTGCAGGAGGCAAACATCCCCGCACAATTGCAGGCCGAAGCACAGACCAGTACCCCGGCTCAGGATGACGTTGCGAAAGTGATTGAGGTCGCGGTTCCAACGCCAAGGCCGCAGCCCGCTGTTTTGAAGACGGAAACGGGTTCCAAGCCGAAGCCTGATCTGGCCTCTTATGAAAAACCGGCGTCGAAAAAGCAGATAGCGGCAACGCCTGCCGTGCATTCGACGAAAGTGACATCGCAGGACATCATCCGCGTGCAGGCCGGGCTGAAGGCATTCGGCAATGACACCGTGCCGGTGAATGGACAGTCGGGCAAGACGACACAGGAAGCGGTGCGTGAATTCCAGAAACTGTTCAGCATACCGGTGACTGGCGAAATCGACGCGACACTTATCGCGAAGATGCGCGAGATCGGCCTGATAAGCTGA
- a CDS encoding DUF1491 family protein, with protein sequence MRLTSDFWVSALIRKVQGAGGFAYLARRGSPEAGAIFIKVSSRFGTCDLYSPAPQTSYEEDNDGERMFLGILHDADEIAASDRMARETRFDPDLWLVELEDIADASELFSISQDGEAF encoded by the coding sequence ATGCGCCTGACATCCGATTTCTGGGTTTCGGCCTTGATCCGCAAGGTACAGGGCGCGGGCGGCTTTGCCTATCTCGCCCGCCGCGGTTCGCCGGAGGCGGGCGCCATCTTCATCAAGGTAAGCTCGCGCTTCGGCACCTGCGATCTGTATTCGCCTGCACCGCAGACCTCCTATGAAGAGGATAATGATGGGGAGCGCATGTTTCTGGGCATTCTTCACGACGCCGATGAGATAGCGGCAAGCGACCGCATGGCGCGCGAAACCCGCTTCGACCCCGATCTCTGGCTGGTCGAGCTTGAGGATATAGCCGATGCGTCGGAACTGTTCTCGATTTCACAGGATGGAGAGGCGTTCTAA
- a CDS encoding DUF2336 domain-containing protein, whose amino-acid sequence MTNDQFRALEDISGHRSPSNSKAGSSKADDLLAAAISAFAGITRPGRQDMQQLEDLAMPLLQCASTRGKRHAANALAQLEDAPRRLILALASEPVEISAPILLRSPLLRPSDLIEIIGKSGLAHARAIARRQSGDILLQGVLSSFADPVIDRTLALQENLANIEAEPLERPDVPDLSAARTPLMKEGSSERLARALQQPFFEAGAITGSQHLIDTALLIDSQFFRNALADSLDLSFERSDAIIGQWPDSHLPIALKALGMSAAECYLVMTAILGPIDANRDSLREFVHIYRSIDREKAMALVRRWKAEDMSAMLRGKLREMAESEDDTPLVDAANSDQPSLQRSVK is encoded by the coding sequence GTGACAAATGATCAGTTCCGCGCCCTGGAGGATATTTCAGGCCACCGGAGCCCGTCGAATTCAAAAGCGGGGAGCAGCAAGGCGGACGACCTTCTGGCGGCCGCGATTTCGGCGTTCGCGGGTATCACGCGCCCCGGACGGCAGGATATGCAGCAGCTCGAAGATCTGGCCATGCCGCTTCTGCAATGCGCTTCCACCCGTGGGAAGCGACACGCAGCCAACGCGCTGGCACAGTTGGAGGACGCACCGCGCCGCCTCATTCTGGCGCTCGCCAGCGAACCCGTCGAAATCTCCGCGCCTATTTTACTGCGCTCTCCCCTTCTGCGCCCTTCCGACCTGATCGAGATCATCGGCAAGAGCGGTCTTGCCCATGCACGCGCCATTGCGCGGCGCCAGTCCGGTGACATTCTTCTGCAGGGCGTTCTGAGCAGTTTCGCCGATCCGGTCATCGATCGCACGCTGGCGCTTCAGGAAAACCTCGCCAATATCGAGGCCGAACCGCTCGAAAGACCGGATGTGCCTGATCTTTCCGCAGCCCGAACGCCGCTGATGAAGGAAGGCAGTTCCGAGCGTCTGGCTCGTGCGCTCCAGCAACCTTTTTTCGAAGCAGGCGCGATAACCGGCTCGCAACATCTCATTGATACTGCGCTTCTGATCGACAGCCAGTTTTTCCGCAATGCACTTGCCGACTCTCTGGACCTGTCCTTCGAACGGTCTGACGCGATCATCGGCCAATGGCCAGATTCACATTTGCCGATTGCGCTGAAGGCGCTCGGAATGTCGGCTGCGGAATGCTATCTCGTCATGACAGCCATTCTGGGACCGATCGACGCCAATCGCGACAGCCTGCGTGAGTTTGTCCATATCTATCGCTCCATCGACCGCGAAAAAGCGATGGCGCTTGTGCGGCGCTGGAAGGCTGAGGACATGTCGGCCATGCTGCGCGGCAAACTCCGCGAAATGGCCGAATCCGAGGACGACACCCCGCTTGTAGATGCTGCCAATTCCGATCAGCCGTCGCTACAGCGGTCCGTGAAATAG
- a CDS encoding DUF1254 domain-containing protein, with amino-acid sequence MARIFHLVLLGLVGAAIVHIAVLFLVPFYSDKNAWSRIEAGSEPYVFHRLDDKTGPVSDSDPLVQEATCRFDLADGPVHITTEANVPYWSLSIYAPNGDNLYSLNDNVSNERKLDLIVADPIGMASLRSDGMQADARSILIEQNIGEGAAVLRVFVPDVTWNTEVRRFFNDAQCAPFEGL; translated from the coding sequence GTGGCTAGAATTTTTCACCTCGTTCTCCTCGGCCTCGTGGGTGCTGCGATTGTCCATATCGCGGTTCTCTTTCTGGTCCCCTTCTATTCCGACAAGAACGCATGGTCGCGGATCGAAGCCGGAAGCGAGCCATACGTCTTCCACCGGCTGGACGACAAGACCGGTCCGGTCAGCGACAGCGACCCGCTGGTGCAGGAAGCCACCTGCCGCTTCGATCTCGCCGACGGTCCGGTGCACATCACGACCGAGGCGAATGTGCCCTATTGGTCGCTCTCGATCTATGCGCCCAACGGGGATAATCTCTATAGCCTGAACGATAATGTTTCCAATGAACGCAAGCTCGACCTGATCGTTGCCGACCCCATCGGCATGGCAAGCCTGCGCTCGGATGGAATGCAGGCTGACGCCCGTTCAATCCTGATCGAGCAGAATATTGGCGAAGGTGCCGCCGTGCTGCGCGTCTTCGTGCCTGATGTGACCTGGAACACGGAGGTGCGGCGCTTCTTCAACGACGCACAATGCGCGCCCTTCGAAGGGCTCTGA
- a CDS encoding DUF1214 domain-containing protein, translated as MFKTIFNTAIVLVLALGGGIWSVDKVLDRFEGFGELRVGVWGAYPAAGTPDADPYSKARAARKAYLALGTAEGLPFYARSDNSGRTLQRGCTYRLSGMTPPARFWTVYPATPDLEPIKPRDGLQEALHSREMLYDDDGSVTITIGPDAAPGNWLPVEGSGDFVLVMTLYDTPAASSSGLSDLVMPGLVRIAGADRGACRG; from the coding sequence ATGTTCAAGACGATATTCAACACGGCAATTGTGCTTGTGCTGGCGCTGGGCGGCGGCATCTGGAGCGTCGACAAGGTTCTCGACCGTTTTGAGGGTTTCGGTGAACTCCGTGTCGGGGTCTGGGGTGCCTATCCGGCAGCGGGCACGCCCGATGCCGACCCCTATTCCAAGGCCCGCGCAGCCCGCAAAGCCTATCTGGCGCTTGGAACGGCTGAAGGGTTGCCGTTTTATGCGCGCAGCGACAATAGCGGACGCACGCTTCAGCGCGGCTGCACCTATCGCCTGAGCGGCATGACCCCGCCCGCTCGCTTCTGGACGGTCTACCCTGCAACACCCGATCTCGAACCGATCAAGCCACGCGATGGATTGCAGGAGGCATTACATTCCCGCGAAATGCTCTATGACGATGATGGCAGCGTCACGATCACAATTGGTCCCGATGCAGCGCCCGGCAACTGGCTTCCTGTCGAAGGGAGCGGCGATTTCGTTCTCGTTATGACGCTCTATGACACGCCTGCTGCATCGTCCTCCGGGCTCTCCGACCTGGTGATGCCAGGTCTCGTCCGTATAGCGGGAGCAGATCGGGGGGCGTGCCGTGGCTAG